The following are encoded together in the Juglans microcarpa x Juglans regia isolate MS1-56 chromosome 2D, Jm3101_v1.0, whole genome shotgun sequence genome:
- the LOC121249977 gene encoding alpha-aminoadipic semialdehyde synthase isoform X2, translating to MYWEKRFPRLLTSNQVQDLKRKGCPLVGVADITCDIGGSIEFVNQLTSIDSPFFRYDPFHDSYHLDMEGNGVICSAVDILPTEFAKEASQHFGDILSQFVGSLASATDIAKLPAHLGRACIAHGGALTSLYEYIQRMRNSETEEISENTASFHPNQKKYNILVSLSGHLFDQFLINEALDIIEAAGGSFHLVKCQVGQSADVMSYSELEVGADDRAVLDQIIDSLTAIANPSENFGLSNQETNKISLKVGKVQESSIKKRHEIKTKTAVLILGAGRVCQPAAKLLATDGSFASYQQYEACLENNFIEHNGVEVIVGSLYLKDAEEIIEGIPNATAVQLDVMDHESLFKYISRVEVVISLLPTSCHIIVANACIELKKHLVTASYVDASMSMLEEKAKSAGITILGEMGLDPGIDHMMAMKMIDEAHARKGRIRSFTSYCGGLPSPAAANNPLAYKFSWNPAGAIRAGQNPATYRSHGETLNIDGDSLYDSAVRLRLHDFPAFALECLPNRNSLVYGEVYGIEQEASTIFRGTLRYEGFGEIMGTLARIGMFSTEAHPILRGGKRATFRTFLLELLKIKSEGVDGPLIAEKDITERIVTLRFCKDQGTAVKAAKTIIFLGFHDHTEIPVSCQSAFDVTCVRMEERLAYSSLEQDMVLLHHEVEVDFPDDQITENHTATLLEFGRTENGKTTSAMALTVGIPAGIGALLLLENKIKTRGVLRPIVPEVYTPALDFLQAYGLKLMEKIE from the exons aTATGATCCTTTTCATGATTCATATCATCTTGACATGGAGGGTAATGGCGTGATATGTTCAGCTGTTGACATTCTTCCAACAGAGTTTGCAAAAGAG GCATCCCAACATTTTGGAGACATACTATCCCAATTTGTCGGAAGTTTGGCTTCTGCAACAGATATAGCCAAGTTACCTGCACACTTAGGAAGGGCTTGCATAGCCCATGGAGGAGCCCTTACCTCTTTGTACGAATATATTCAACGTATGCGAAACTCTGAAACAGA AGAAATATCAGAAAATACAGCAAGTTTCCATCCTAACCAGAAGAAATACAATATATTG GTATCCCTGAGTGGTCACTTATTTGATCAATTTCTAATAAATGAAGCACTGGATATTATTGAAGCTGCAGGTGGCTCCTTCCACTTGGTTAAATGCCAAGTGGGTCAGAGTGCTGATGTTATGTCGTACTCGGAACTTGAA GTTGGAGCTGATGACAGGGCAGTACTGGATCAAATTATTGATTCTTTAACTGCTATAGCTAATCCGAGTGAAAACTTTGGGCTTTCAAATCAAGAAACAAATAAGATTTCACTGAAGGTTGGTAAAGTCCAGGAGAGCAGCATTAAGAAGCGACATGAAATTAAAACGAAGACTGCAGTTCTTATTCTTGGGGCTGGCCGGGTCTGTCAACCAGCTGCTAAGCTGTTGGCAACAGATGGAAGTTTTGCATCCTATCAACAATATGAAGCATGTctggaaaataatttcattgagCACAATGGTGTTGAAGTTATTGTTGGATCTCTCTACCTAAAGGATGCAGAAGAG ATCATTGAAGGCATTCCGAATGCAACAGCTGTTCAGCTTGACGTGATGGATCATGAAAGTCTTTTTAAGTATATTTCACGG GTTGAAGTCGTCATAAGTTTACTACCTACAAGTTGTCACATTATTGTGGCAAATGCATGCATAGAG CTTAAAAAGCATCTTGTTACTGCTAGCTATGTTGATGCATCCATGTCCATGTTAGAAGAAAAGGCTAAGAGTGCTGGTATTACCATTCTGGGTGAGATGGGTCTGGACCCTGGAATAG ATCATATGATGGCAATGAAGATGATTGATGAAGCTCATGCTCGAAAGGGGAGAATAAGGTCTTTTACTTCTTACTGTGGGGGACTACCTTCCCCAGCAGCTGCCAACAACCCATTAGCATATAAATTCAG TTGGAATCCTGCAGGAGCTATTCGAGCTGGGCAAAATCCTGCCACCTATAGGTCTCATGGTGAAACTTTAAATATTGATG GGGACAGTCTTTATGATTCAGCTGTGAGACTTCGGCTACATGATTTTCCGGCTTTTGCACTGGAGTGTCTTCCTAATCGTAATTCACTAGTTTATGGGGAAGTGTATGGAATAGAACAGGAAGCATCAACCATATTCCGAGGAACCCTTCGCTATGAAG GATTTGGTGAGATAATGGGGACACTAGCAAGAATTGGTATGTTCAGTACGGAAGCTCATCCAATTCTTAGGGGGGGAAAGAGAGCGACATTCAGAACATTTTTGCTTGAActtcttaaaattaaaagtgaagGTGTGGATGGACCTTTGATAGCAGAGAAGGACATCACTGAAAGGATTGTCACACTTCGATTTTGCAAAGATCAAGGAACTGCAGTAAAGGCAGCCAAAACTATCAT ATTTTTGGGATTTCACGATCATACAGAAATTCCTGTTTCCTGCCAAAGTGCATTCGATGTTACTTGTGTTCGCATGGAAGAGAGGTTAGCCTACTCCAGCTTAGAACAG GATATGGTGCTTTTGCATCATGAAGTGGAGGTAGATTTCCCAGATGACCAAATAACCGAGAACCATACAGCCACTTTATTGGAATTTGGAAGGACAGAGAATGGAAAAACCACTTCTGCTATGGCTCTCACTGTTGGTATTCCAGCGGGCATTGGTGCTTTG CTCTTACTAGAAAACAAGATCAAGACAAGAGGCGTCTTGAGGCCTATTGTACCTGAAGTTTATACGCCAG